The Lipingzhangella halophila genome segment GCTGGCGGTGACCCACGAGATGGGCTTCGCCAAGGACGTGTCGCACCGCGTGCTCATGTTCGACGAGGGGCAGATTCTGGAGGACGGTCCGCCCGCCCGGATCTTCGACGAGCCGAGCGAGGAGCGCACCAAGTCGTTCCTACACGCGGTGCTGGAATCCGGCTGAGCGCGGTCGTGCCCTGCCCGCCGGCGCGGGTCGCGGAAAGGCTGTTCCAGCGCCCCCACCGAGGGGGTCGCGGCGATAGGGCGAAGCGAGCGCGGCGAGCGAGCCAGCTTGCCGCTGAGCGCATGGTGCACCGTGCGTTCGGCGGCAAGCTGGCACCCCTCTCGCCGCGCTCGGGGCCCCACTGCCACGGCCCGCCCCGGCCCGGCCCCGTTGCCGCACTCCCGGCGCGGGCTGGCATGCCACCCTGAAGCCATGGCACGCCTGCTGATCGTTCACCACACCCCGTCGCCGACCACCCAGTCGATGCTTGAGTCGGTCCTGGAAGGGGCCCGCAACGACGAGATCGAGGACGTCGAGGTCGTCACCAGCCCGGCACTGGCGGCGACGGTGCCCGACCTGCTCGCCGCGGATGCCGTTATCCTCGGCACACCCGCGAACATCGGATACATGTCCGGTGCGCTGAAGCACTTCTTCGACACCGTGTACTACCCGTGCCTGACCGACACCGCCGGCCTGCCGTACGCCCTGTACGTGCATGGGAACAGCGACACTGCCGGGGCCGTGCGCGCTGTTGAGGGCATCGCCAAGGGCATGGGCTGGAACCGGCACCGTCCTCCCGTCACGGCGGTCGGCGAGATCGGCCGCGCCGAGGGCGAGGCGTGCTGGGAGCTGGGAGCGGTGACCGCGCTCGCCGCGCTTGAGCGGGCCGAGGAGCGAGCAAGTAAAAGCTAGCGACATACCGTGGTCATTGGAACGCAATAAGTAACTCCCCGGTCAGACTGGAGATTCCGATCTCGGGGAGAGTCCGGTGACGACCACGTTCCGATGGGTGCTTTGGGCGAGCCTGGCCGCCTTCGCGCTGGCGCTGGCGGCCGCGCTTATCGCTGATCCGGCACTGCTGGTGCGGGCGACCTGGCACGGAGCGGATCCGCTGTGGACGGTGTGGTTGCCCACGGCCGCCGGGATCGCCCTTTCGTGGGTGATCGTGACACGCCGGCAGCGGCAGGAGTTGGCGAACCGGGTCAGGACCGCCCTGGAGGACCATCCGATCGGCGCGGAGACGTGCTGGCTGCTGTTGTTCCTGCTGTGCTTCGTTGCCGGGGCGGTCGTGCTCTCGCGCCTGCTGGACGCGGCGTTTCCGCCCCAGGCGTACGTGACGGCGGTACCGGTGGTGCGGGTTCTCTTCCTTTTTGTGTTGCCGATCCTGTTCATTGACCGGGCGGGGATCACCCGCGTCGGAGCGTCCGCGCCCTTGCCCGCGCTCGCGCTGCGGGTGAACGAACCGTGGCGCTGGCTCGGGCTGCTGCCCGTCGCGGTGTGCGTCGGGTTGGTGGCGGTGGGTGTGCGTGACGCCCACATGCCCGCGCCCGGCGCGTTCGCGCTCGCGACACTGGTCACAGTGGTGGCCATCAGCGTGCCCGAGGAGGTCTTCTTCCGCGGCATGCTGCAGGCCCGGCTGGAGCTCCTGGCGGGCCGCTGGAGCGGGATCGCCGCGACCTCGCTGCTGTTCGTCCTGGTCCACGTGCTCATGGATCCCTACAACGAGATTGTCGACCTGGCCCCGACGGGATCGCCGCACCTGCTGGGAGCCGCGGTCCTGACCTACGGGCCGCTCGGTGTGCTCCTGGGTTACGTGTGGTCGCAGTACGGCAGCATCTGGCTGGTCATCCTGCTGCGCGGGGCGATGCTCACCCTGGTCGTCGCCCCCTCTGTGCGCATCATGGACTGAGTTGTGCAAAAGGTCAGGTAGTTCCCTCTTGTGGGTAAAGTGACATGAAAGGCTCCTGCGGCTCATACGGTCACGGCATTCCCTCCAGTGCCGGAGCGACCGCGCCAGGGGCCGGGCGCATGTGCCTGCGCCGGGAAGGGGGGCCATGGTAGGCACGGCGGTTCGCCGTAGGGTGCTCAGCGCGGGGGGCGCGGTCTTCGCCGCCGCCGTGGCACTACTGTTCGTCATCGACGAGCCCCGGATCCCCGCCGCCGGGGGGTACGCGACGAGCCAGATCTGGCGGTTCTGGGTGCCCGTGGTCCTGGGTTTGCTGCTCATCCGCTGGGTACCGCCGCGTCCGCCGGAGCAGGAGCTGGCCAACCGAGTGGGCGCCACCATGGCCGGGCGCTCGGTGGGGCGGGAGACGCTGGTCCTCACGGCCTGCGTACTCGGCTTCCTCGCCGGCGAGACCATACTCACCCCGATGTTCGGTGCGGTCGACCCCTCGCTCGCTCCTCTCTCCTACCACACCGCGAAGGTCCTGTTCCTGCTCTTCATTCCGCTGATGCTGATCGGCTCCTCGGGGGTCATGGCCGACTCGTGCGGCTCCGACCTGCCCCGGTTGGCCACGCGGGTCACCGAGAGGTGGCGGTGGGCCGGGCTGGTCCCGGTGGCCGGCTACCTGCTGGTCGTCCCGTTCCCGCTGGCCGCGCAGCCGCCCGAGCTGGGGTCGGTTCCCGAGCAGTACGACCTGGTGGCGACCCTGGCGATCGGCTACACCGTGACGGCGTTGCTGGAGGTGGTCTTCTTCCAGGGATTCCTGCTGACCCGGTTGGAGATCCTCTTCGGGCGGTGGCCCGGAATCGTGCTGATGGCACTGGTCTACGCGCTCGCGAGTCTCGTGGGCGGCAGTATGCCCAACGGGATCGTGAGCGCGGTGGCGGGCGCGATCGCCGTGCAGGGGGCCGCCGCGCTGCTGTACGGCTACCTGTGGTCGCGCTACCGGAACATCTGGCTCAACGTCCTGTTGCAGATGGGAATCGTCACCTTTATCGTGCTTCCGGTGGCCGAGGCGGCTGCCTGACCGCGTCCCGCGGTGCCGGTCCCGCCGGCCATCGCGTCGAGCAGCCGTCTTGGGTACGCCGCGAGCGGGTACCGCCACCCCATCCCCCATGAATAGCGCAAAACGGGATCAACACGGCCGTAAGACCACGGTTGCCTCGTGGTCCCAACTGGTTCATACGGATGAGGGATTCTGCGCCTGTGAGTGTGGAACCGGTGCGCATAGGGCAAGGGGCCGACCCTGACCGCCCCGAGAGCGCCATCAACATGCCCCCCGACCGCTTCCTCGACCGCGAGGAGGGCTGGCTGCGGTTCAACCAGCGGGTACTGGAGCTCGCCGAGGACACCGGAATCCCCCTGCTGGAGCGAGTCCGGTTCCTCGCGATCTTCGCCAGCAACCTCGACGAGTTCTTCATGGTCCGGGTGGCCGGACTGAAGCGCCGCCTGGCCACCGGACTGGCCGTGGCCACCCAGAGCGGGCATCACCCCCGCGATCTGCTCGAGCGCGTCGCCGAGGTGACGCACGAGCTGATGCTGCGGCACGCCGAGTGCTTCGCCCACTCGGTGGCCCCGGCGCTGGCCGAGGCCGGAATCCGGATCGTGCGCTGGGACGAGCTCGACGACACCGAGCGCCATCGCATGCGCCGGTTCTTCCGGTGCGCTATCTATCCGATCCTCACGCCGTTCGCCGTGGACCCGGCGCACCCGTTCCCGCACATCTCGGGGCGTTCACTCAACCTCGGGGTCACGGTCAGCGACCCCGAGGCCGGCCCGCACACCTTCGCCCGGGTCAAGGTGCCGCCGATGCTGTCGCGGTTCATCGAGCTGGGCGGCGAGCGTTTCGTACCGGTCGAGGACGTCATCGCGGCGCACCTCGCGCAGCTCTTCGAGGGCATGGAGGTGCTGGAACACCACGCGTTCCGGGTCACCCGCAACGCCGATCTGGAGGTGGACGAGGACGAGACCGACGACCTCGTCCAGTCGTTGGAGAACGAGCTGCTGCGGCGCCGCTTCGGCCCGCTCGTCCGGCTCGAAGTGGAGGAGACGATCTCCGATGCGGTGCTGCGGATCCTGCGCCACGAGCTGGGCGCGGAAGAGCGGGAGATCTTCCGGGTCCCCGG includes the following:
- a CDS encoding flavodoxin family protein translates to MARLLIVHHTPSPTTQSMLESVLEGARNDEIEDVEVVTSPALAATVPDLLAADAVILGTPANIGYMSGALKHFFDTVYYPCLTDTAGLPYALYVHGNSDTAGAVRAVEGIAKGMGWNRHRPPVTAVGEIGRAEGEACWELGAVTALAALERAEERASKS
- a CDS encoding CPBP family intramembrane glutamic endopeptidase, yielding MTTTFRWVLWASLAAFALALAAALIADPALLVRATWHGADPLWTVWLPTAAGIALSWVIVTRRQRQELANRVRTALEDHPIGAETCWLLLFLLCFVAGAVVLSRLLDAAFPPQAYVTAVPVVRVLFLFVLPILFIDRAGITRVGASAPLPALALRVNEPWRWLGLLPVAVCVGLVAVGVRDAHMPAPGAFALATLVTVVAISVPEEVFFRGMLQARLELLAGRWSGIAATSLLFVLVHVLMDPYNEIVDLAPTGSPHLLGAAVLTYGPLGVLLGYVWSQYGSIWLVILLRGAMLTLVVAPSVRIMD
- a CDS encoding type II CAAX endopeptidase family protein codes for the protein MVGTAVRRRVLSAGGAVFAAAVALLFVIDEPRIPAAGGYATSQIWRFWVPVVLGLLLIRWVPPRPPEQELANRVGATMAGRSVGRETLVLTACVLGFLAGETILTPMFGAVDPSLAPLSYHTAKVLFLLFIPLMLIGSSGVMADSCGSDLPRLATRVTERWRWAGLVPVAGYLLVVPFPLAAQPPELGSVPEQYDLVATLAIGYTVTALLEVVFFQGFLLTRLEILFGRWPGIVLMALVYALASLVGGSMPNGIVSAVAGAIAVQGAAALLYGYLWSRYRNIWLNVLLQMGIVTFIVLPVAEAAA